Proteins encoded within one genomic window of Pygocentrus nattereri isolate fPygNat1 chromosome 7, fPygNat1.pri, whole genome shotgun sequence:
- the tmem123 gene encoding porimin, whose protein sequence is MEAHFGLGLCLCLVFFQMWDLSASQWSINNGTDPNSTAAAHFTAGEKPVTITAVVNQSRSSELITSTGRLTTAGPASIKTQPAVPATGVSTSSPANNPTGHRFHAGSFVGGMMLALVVTLATFLAYKLTCSHRTVSYRALGEHDAVI, encoded by the exons ATGGAGGCACATTTTGGCCTCGGTCTCTGCCTCTGCCTCGTTTTCTTCCAGATGTGGG ATTTATCAGCTTCTCAGTGGTCAATTAATAATGGGACAGATCCAAACAGCACAGCTGCAGCGCATTTCACTGCTGGAGAGAAGCCAGTGACCATCACAGCTGTGGTCAATCAATCACGATCATCAGAACTCATAACGAGCACTGGACGCCTGACGACTGCTGGACCAGCATCCATCAAAACCCAGCCTGCAGTTCCTGCGACAG gtGTTTCCACAAGCAGCCCAGCCAACAACCCCACCGGCCACCGCTTCCATGCGGGTAGCTTTGTGGGTGGTATGATGTTGGCCCTTGTTGTAACACTGGCCACCTTTCTGGCCTACAAATTGACCTGTTCTCACCGGACCGTGAGCTACAGAGCACT tgGAGAACATGATGCCGTCATATAA